Proteins found in one Gigantopelta aegis isolate Gae_Host chromosome 12, Gae_host_genome, whole genome shotgun sequence genomic segment:
- the LOC121386275 gene encoding uncharacterized protein LOC121386275 isoform X1: MHSTRTSCRTHNLRCKLIRRPIKSFQKRKATKQVLHGSRSGYTNRQKQNVSHLAEHMSALQPACSGENRKRRSAEISDERLRRTILILDPEFKSTRTSDSSKNKTVSVNDVTTPIVASVAIVIIMLLVICIVVLLVVKKRRSNQKSQDKGVNNHAI; the protein is encoded by the exons ATGCACTCCACAAGAACATCGTGCAGAACTCATAACTTacgatgtaaattaattcgccgaccaatcaaatcattccaaaaacgaaaagcCACCAAACAGGTGCTCCACGGATCACGGTCTGGCTAtacgaacagacaaaaacaaaatgtcagccaccttgccgaacacatgtctgctctccag CCTGCCTGCAGTGGAGAGAACCGGAAACGACGATCAGCAGAAATCTCTGATGAAAGACTGAGAAGGACGATCCTCATCCTGGACCCAGAATTCAAATCGACAA GAACGTCTGACTCTTCGAAGAACAAAACCGTTTCTGTGAATGACGTCACAACCCCGATTGTGGCTTCCGTTGCCATAGTGATCATCATGCTGCTTGTCATCTGCATTGTGGTTTTGTTGGTTGTCAAGAAGAGAAGGTCCAACCAGAAGTCTCAAGACAAGGGCGTGAATAATCACGCCATTTAA
- the LOC121386275 gene encoding uncharacterized protein LOC121386275 isoform X2, translated as MNNTSKPACSGENRKRRSAEISDERLRRTILILDPEFKSTRTSDSSKNKTVSVNDVTTPIVASVAIVIIMLLVICIVVLLVVKKRRSNQKSQDKGVNNHAI; from the exons ATGAATAATACCAGTAAG CCTGCCTGCAGTGGAGAGAACCGGAAACGACGATCAGCAGAAATCTCTGATGAAAGACTGAGAAGGACGATCCTCATCCTGGACCCAGAATTCAAATCGACAA GAACGTCTGACTCTTCGAAGAACAAAACCGTTTCTGTGAATGACGTCACAACCCCGATTGTGGCTTCCGTTGCCATAGTGATCATCATGCTGCTTGTCATCTGCATTGTGGTTTTGTTGGTTGTCAAGAAGAGAAGGTCCAACCAGAAGTCTCAAGACAAGGGCGTGAATAATCACGCCATTTAA